The Lathyrus oleraceus cultivar Zhongwan6 chromosome 5, CAAS_Psat_ZW6_1.0, whole genome shotgun sequence genome includes the window gtttccaaaacatccattagATGGCATGAATTCCACTTGCATaatcatgtgctcactcatgaagatttttgaaggaaatttcataaaaccattttggatgattgtatgcatacaaaaccaattcaaaagtgtgcatgggccttgtttaagaGGATTTGGATCAGATTCGtgtactgttcacgcatgcattccatgcatgggggtgaaataccattttgcacatacacctcataagttgctaatcttaattgcattaggcttaaacaggttttaaacatgattagcatggcatatataaggttaaacaTAACGGTTTTCATCATGAACCACacttttcagatctagattcaagaatcaccaaatttttctctcaaaaatattttgcaaattcttcacacaaaagcCATTCCTATTGATTGATTCATGATCATGAAGCATTTTTGAGTGGAACTGGACGTGGAATTGGAGCAATTGGTGCCATATTGAaccatactcgaagcttgaagaATCCATGGAGTTTGTAAATTGAGCTGGAACCACACGTGCTGGAGCTCCAATCTTTTTATTAATCATCTCACCAAGCATTATAGAGGATTTCTGGACCATCATAAGCCTTGAAACAAGCCAAACTcgaatctgctcttcaagaggtaggattttttattctcataattctcaaatccatgtgtaTGTTTGTGTAGATCTCGTGTTGTTGAGAATTCTGGTGAAAAAATTGAGTGAAATGGAGTATTGTACATGAAGTTATGCatgattgaagttttgatgttAATTTTGATTTTCTTCGATTTGATCTTGTTATGGTGAATTATGTGTAAATGATTATTGATCTTGCATGAGCATGGAATAAGGAATCGATTGGAATAGGTTTTGTTGATTTCTGGACACTTtttgaattttctggaaattcacatgaagatcatcatgatcttcatcttcaacctatgaagtTCATAGCATTTCCAGAATTGCTATGAGTTTGCTACAAATTTGCTACGAAACATTCATGCATTTGCTACGATTCTGGAAACGCGCTATGCTTAGGGTTAACTCAAAATGTCACCGTTTTGGTGAGGCGCGCTCCAATTTCAAATGTGTgccaggttcgatcctggccgagTGAACTTTTTCAAATGCCATGTTATTTTCACctttccctcctattttccaATGCTAgctcattttttatttatttttccatcaacttcaaaaaatcatataaaatagaaaaatgcatcaatttcactccaattttttgcatgatgctccttatcctgtctagttttttatgagcatgagtttgcaagttgtgcttggctgaaaaaatattttgttctaGGATGATTGAATACATATGCATGTGTGATATTGCCTTGATCTTTCCctcataaaatgctcaaaaatgatccaatgactctgaaattttgcatgccaattctagacacattgctggacattttggctttggtttgatatttttcccatgatccatttctgttttatgctcatgctaacttggtgtgacaatttgtgtcacacatttggttgtctgtTTTGTGCAATGTGATTGCtatgcctaatgatgtccaatgcttctgatgttttgtgtgatggatgttatAGATGTCTTGtttgctcatgaatttttccagatttttttgaatcatttctgttttgatttgaatttttcattcatgatgatcacatatgagctttgaaattgactttgacttcacttgatcatgaaatgcatttgattaatgattttgatgtgatcctttttaggatatgtcaatatgtgtttaAAGTTGCTTTGTGTCaagtttgagcttctgttttggatttttgatcctcttttgaccctaggctttgacctagtggtttggacttatcatttgagttgtgatttcaggttcagatgcacattgccatgattggagtggttcattcatttgagcttgattattggttgttgttggctaacctttgtgtgttttgtaggctttgagggcaattcatttgtgttttccttgtgcCTTGTACCATTGTTGCttgattggatttgtctgtctgtgtgatattaactgttgattgttgcctgtacagttgaactgattggtttagattttttcacaggtacctaagttgctttaagttcatttgaactttgctttgctagcttgtggtttgcttaccactgaggtataattcttctgacttcatgtagtctggaagacctgtcctgttatgtgggcaggcacctgtctgaagtcctccttaagaggcaatgtttgtgtttgtttaattttgtgccctgtacattcaaagacctcctaagtgaagaggcattggcagatacaagggatgtgcaatccatcccctactattcagttgtgtcattcatcctgctcacaccattgtgttgatgcactttgaatatgaacccaagatcctgttgagtcagtcatctgtggagaagagttcctacattctgaactcccacaccttctatttgagtcaagctctcccaggccaaggataagagctgtgaggtcttaccctcacttcccatttcctccgcttcaccctaactctcaatgttagggttaagagctaaaaataccattccagttggcttgtttttacagcctagccttgtatgagcccaattgtttgcatatagtatgtgtgcttgctttttgtgcttgtatttgcttgactgtgctgtttaggatagcttgcttcctgtgcaagttaggatagaaacctcaacatagggatcatatgcatgacaacttctaggctcgagtcgtagtctccctagtagtttgttatccccctttgtctctggttaggttagaagttctttccctgcgtaggggaactacgtcgccctgatcctcataccagatgaggtacgtaggcaggagatgagctgatctctctgggcgccctttttctttttcaaccctttgtgtgtgttggagtctgacataagtccagcgattggcagttggtttcctgtatcttgtttgcttgttggagtctgacataagtccagcgattggcagttggtttcctgtgtgggtgtgtgtttgttggttcggagtctgatgtaagtccagcgattggccttcggtttccatgtttgcctgtttgtgtggagtctgatgtaagtccagcgattggcagtcggtttcctgtttgtgttttgtttggcgtgcgttagccgagctacggatgctctgattctttctctggattagagaagatacgtatgcataggatgcgacatcctagcaagcacgtttcccctgtcccgaactacgtcgactctgatgtctgtgtctgacagactacgtaggcccaggatgcgatatcctgccgagtcctgtttcttttgtctttctgtgtctccttccagtgtgtgtgtagtgtgtgagcagtctttagcaacccttcttctattcttttgtgcgtggatcccgtcgagtacgacagatgcgtaggggtgctaataccttcccttcgcataaccgactcccgatccttgcatctctggtcgcgagaccatgtcttttccaggtttacttcgagcgtttcctttccctcttttgggataaataacgcacggtggcggctctgttgtttcgttttcctgccgctttttcgcgtaatgcgacacacctgaatgaaaaggactttaaGAAAACGAAAAGAAGACCTAGGTATGATGGggtaatgtggattgatttgtataggaagGAAGCCTATGACCGCGCttgcgggaagtgtcactacaatatccttagttcgattcgttagtacctatcgatacattccttgaatgaacttataagtctctttgccttgaattaactctagttgatactatttttcttgcataaactataaagagttttgcttgaggacaagcaaaggtttaattgtgggagaatttgatcacactgaatcacaccatgtttttgactcggatttcacatgtttattaggactttattatcattttgtttgtattatgatctcttttatgttgttttcagatatttagctctttcgggacccttttagaagaaacgaagcaaaaagacctaaaattagggtttttcggcaaatattgcacacatggcgttgcacatggcggccgctataggagaagccatgactcatcaGTCCTCAACCAGAAGCtaaccgccacgttcccatgatcttTCCCATTTCCACACATGACGGGCGCCATGAAGgcatggcgggcgccacctttgcaAATCATGTTCCCgctaaggagaagttggagggcaccatggtctttgcaagctgctaaaatcctctataaatagttcgttccatttcattttcaaatcatccaacttagtttacaacactaagactatattcTTCATCTGTAAAAGCGATAATCTGTTTCATTACGTGAGAATTCGTAACTTTTCACCTTTTATCATGTGAGAATTCATAACCTATCGTTATCATTCTATGAGAATCCAAAGTCTTTCTTTTTTGTTACATGAGAATCTGTGACTTGTCACCTTTTTTAATGTGAGAATTCGTAACCTATCGTTATCATTATGTGAGAATATAAAGCCTTTCTTTTCCGTTACGTGAGAATCTATAACTAGTAGCCTTTTGTTATGTGGGAATGTATAACTTATCATTTCATTCTGTGGGAATCTAGAGCCTTTCTTTTTTTGTTACGTGAGAATGCATAACTTATCATTTTTTGTTATGTGAAAATCCATAACCTATCATATCTTTATGTGAGAATCCAAAGCCTTTTTTTGTTATGTGAGAATCATTAACTTGTCATTTTTGTTATGTGAGAATCCATAACCTATTACCTTCATCCTTATGTGAGAAACCATAACTCATCGTTATCATTCTGTGATAAGTTATGACCTTTCATTTTTTTTACGTGAGAAACTGTAACTCATCCTTTTGTTCTGTGAGAAGCCAGGGCCTTTCAACCTTTCATATTTTTTACGAGAGAATTTGTAACCAACCCTTTTTTATTATGTGAAAAGCCATAACTTATCATTATTGTTCTGTGAGAATCCAGAACCTTTCATACTTTATACGTGAGAATCTGTAATCTACCCACTATTGTTATGTGAAAAGCCATAACTCATTCATCTTTCATTATGTGAGAAGCCGCCACTTGTCATTTTTACTCTGTGAGAAACCATGACTCTTCATTTTGTTACATGAAAAATCATAACACATCATTGTGTTATATGAGAAGCCATAACTTATCTTATGTTCAGTGAGAAGCCAGAACCATTCATTTTGTTATGTGAGAATCTATAACTTATCTCCAACCTTCCATTCCTTGTTATGTGAGAATCTGTAACTTGCATCTTTGTTATATGAGAAACCATAACTTTTCATTATTATTCTATAAGAAGACATAACCTTTAATTTTTGTTATGTGAGAAACCATAACTCATCAATATCATTCTATGAGAAGCAATGACCTTTCATTTTTGTTACGTGAGAACCTGTAACTCATCCTTTTGTTCTATGAGAAGCCATAACCTTTCAACCTTTCATATTTTTTACGTGAGAATCTATAACCAACCCATCTTTATTATTTGAGATGCCATAACTTATCATTTTTGTTATGTGAGAAGTCGTAACTCATCATTATTGTTTTGTGAGAATCCAGAATTTTATCATATTTGTTATGTGAGAAGTCATAACCTACATTCCTTGTTGTGTGAAAAACCGGGACATATTTTTATATTTGTTACATGATAATCATTAACCTACCTATTTTTGTTCTTTGAGAAGTCGAAACATGTTCTCTTTGTTATGTGAGAATATGTAACCCTTCACTTCATTCTGTGAGAATCCATAAcctttcaacatgttcaccttTGTTAAGTGAGAATCCATAACCCACCTTTTGCTCTGTGAGAATCAATAACTTGCCTTTTTATTACAAATATTATCAGATGTACTTGGTTCGTTCTGTGAGAAGCCAGAACTGACCATTTTTCTCAAAGTATCCTCGGTGATTCTTTTCACCTTACCTTGTTTAACCCCTAACATACCTCATTTATCAGTCATCTTCGTAATCCCCAAATAGTCTTCGTCACATTTCATATCCCCAGCAAGAAAAATCTTGCATAAAACTCATACcatctcatatcatatcatcTCTCTAAGGGACAAAATTTAGGTTTTTAGTATTTAACTATATTCCACTGCGATTATATGACGGTTGGCATTCTTCATATTCTCTGGTCGAAGATACTTAAATAGAGGTAGTTGTCATACCCTAATTCCCCCTAGATCAATAAATTTATTCATTTATCATGACATTTGCATCATTTTCATATCATGTCATTCATTTATGTAGGCATAAATTCCaaaaagtcaaccaaaataaaattttggttttaCAGACAGATTGGTTGAAGCAATTTTTAATCGTGTGTAAAATTAACAAGTGAAAAATTTCAAGTTCGGGCCTGCAATTGTATGTTTTATTGATCTACATGTTGGGTAGGACATTTTGGTGTGCTCGTTCAATTTTCTCGCATCTGTGTGCGCTTGCATTTTGATCAATCTAAGCCTTTTCATCTAGGTATTTTTAACTGCGAGATTTAATTCACGAATCTTTGTTTTACTGAACTATATATCGCGTAGATTATTTTAGtacattcattttattttttcgcATATTCACGCGTTCgttttttattcattttttcctatttatttattttttaaatcaaaataaatGATATATGTGAGAGAAAGATTCACTCAAGAGGAAAAAAATCTTGGTGAATTTACAATATTACTCTTTCTAGAATAACTTCCTCACTTAAACATAGGAACCTTTCTCAAAGTAATATGACTAAATTTATGTGAGAGAAAGAGAAAATATTTTAGAGAGAGagtgtgtgagtgtgtgtgtgtgtgtgtgtgtgtgtgtgatagagagagagagatcaCATTTATGGATGTGGAAAAAAATAAAGGAAGCTCTCTATTTATAGGTTATTGTATGACTCATAAAAGGAAACGATCAATGGGAAAAATtaattacctaatcgattagGTCTTTAATGTAATCGATTAGATGACATAAAAAATCAACTAGTTTAACCCATTTTAGAAGGATTAGATAGAGATTAGTTGCTCATCATTAAGATGCTATCATAATTGATTATATACTTATTTTCTATTATCTAATTGATTGGGTATATGGTTTAATCAATTAGACATTTCAAAAAACATGTCCTAATCATTCTGACAGTTTCGAAATCATCTAACTAGGCTTAAATGTAATTTTAGGTGTTTTTCTTTGAAAAATAAAGGCTTCAAAATGAATTTTAGTGAGTGCGTGAGTTAACCATATTCTTTTACGAAAACACCCTTGTGTTTTTACAAAACACTTACCAGTCAGATATGATCAGACGAACTTTCACACTACCTGTCTTTCACACTCTGAAGCTTTAAGGATTTTGCTAGATACACCAATCATATAGGCACCTCACTTGATTATTTTTGTAGATAAGGCTTGAGATATCTACAAGTAGGATCTCGTCATCAGAGGATATCATAGTGATCACTAAATCCTAACTCTTCGGCTTTATTTAGAAGAAGAGTTTGATCAATTATCTTATGCATCTTTGTTTGCTTCAAATAGTTTTAACACTTGCTTATCTTTATGTGTTGTTGTCATCAAAGTCATCTTCACGATTTTTCACTAAATTCATCTTTAAATTGTGAgtgtcatcatcaaaaccatgatgatgaCAAGTATATGGATAACTTGCTAAACTTTGATCACTTATTGATTAATCACTCAGTATACTGGTATTTTCGGGTAAAATTGAATGTTCCTTTCAACTTTAGGTTTGAGGTTTTTATAGGAGTCCTTTGGGCAAAGATCTTTGTCTCCAACAAAGTAATACACACTCTCAAAAGCATGGGATGTGGGCAGTTAACTCCCATATTATTCTGGAGAACATGCCTTCTTATTTTTTACTTCCTCTCTTGTGTCATTATGGATAGGGAACATCATCCCCATGTTTTCATAGAAGGCGGGTGATATAGGAAATTGGTGCCACAACTAAATGACAGACGATTGTTCAAATAAATGGGTGGCTAGGAAGATGGCATAGGCGATATATTATGTCGACTCTCCTTAGAGAACTTCCTACACCACCCCTTGTAGGCCTTTTACAAATATACTAATACAACATTCATAACATCATTCATATGCCAAAAGTACATCTAAGGGCATCTGTATGACCCCTTAACTTAGAAGTTGCTAAAAATGAATAAACTAGTAAGTTATTGCAGTGCCCTAATTTTGTTCGGACAATAAAAAACTTCTAAAAATTATGAATATAATCTTTATTTTTACTATTTgacatttttttattttagtaAAAAGTATAAAAAATAATCAAATTTAAGATTCTATTTAATTTAGAGCCCAAATTTAAGAAAAAAACAAGTGATAATAATTTTTATGTTTGATTATTTGTGTTGTTTATGAATAAATAAGGTTTTATTTGGTGAGACTTACTCAAAACTTTTTTTATTTAGAATTGGTTTTACTAAATAGAAATGTTGTACTATTTACAACAATAAGAGGTAAAttagttttaatttttttttctcttcCTTTTGCGAAGCAGATATATGTAATTGAAAATAtcttctctctttctctttttaactaaatatatatttaattaaaatgtCTTCCTCCCTCCCCATTAAATTCCCTCTCCTGTCCCTCTCCCTGTTGAATAAAGTTGACTCTTAAAACCGATCCTTATGGATGACAATGGACCGGGTCTGGGCAGAGGTGGCTCTGAGCACAAGCTCGCGGGGCGGGAGCCTAATGCACCATAATTTTAGGGGCACCAAATTTTTTTAtacctatatatatatatatatatatatatatatatatattaaaagaGAATTTTCTATTATGAAAATACTTGctataatttaaaaaaaaatactgACTAACAAAATTATAGGGACACTGCAAAGtcaaaattaataaataaatgTAATTTCCTTTAAATAAAATATAGAGTAGAATTAAAGTAATTAATTTCCCTAAAATAAAATCAGTTGATATATCCATAATTTTAGCAATTAAAGAGTCTAATTGGGGCACTAAAATTGATATAATGATGGGGAATATGAATCATTAAAAAGTCAGTTTTCTAACTCTTTATTAAGACTCAAAAGTCACAAAACTTTAACCTAGTTTATGAATTTGTCTTCTTTCTAATTCTCAAATCTCAATCTAATTTTAATCTCTCCATCTCTCTAGAAAAGCATAAGTGTCGACCATTAATTCAACAAGAAAATTGGAAAATCATAAGTGCCTACTGTAAGTGCCAAACAATAATTTAAGGGATGAATTACTAAGAAATCATCCTAAAAAAGATGTGTCAATTGTGAATGGTCCTAAAGATACTTCTGGTGGACATTTTTCATCATCATGTTATATCTGTTATTATTCTAATGGAGAAGAGAAAGATAGGAATTGACTTGTTTATTCTAAAGAATTGAatatagttttttttttgtttttacTGTAAGTTATTTGGTACAAGTTGTAGAATGAATCTGAAAGGAATTGTTTTCCTGCTGTTTTCATTAATCTGTATCCATATATGTACAATGATCATGTGTGACCAATATAGAAGCCTCTTAACTATACATCAATTATTTGCTTAAAATAGATTAGGAAGGTACTGCCTATTCTATGAATGGAAAAGATACAAATGTTATTACAAGAATATTCTAACAAATATTCTGGTCTATCACACCCCCGCAGTGGAAGCGGGAGGTTCCCGTACGTTGAGACTGGTCCGCAAATCATCAAAAAGTATGCGCGGGAGCCCTTTAGTAAATATGTCAGCAATTTGATGACGTGATGGGATATGAAGAACTCGAGCTTGACCGCGAGCCACCTTCTCGCAAACAAAGTGAATATCCATCTCGATGTGCTTCGTCCGTTGGTGTCGAACGGGGTTGCCGGGGAGGTATATGACACTGACATTGTCACAATACACCAACGTGGCTTTTGGGATCAAAAAATGTAGTTCCAGGAGAAGATTTCGAATCCAGCATGACTCGGACACGACGTTGGCTACCCTCTATATTCAGCTTCAGCACTAGAACGGGAGAGAGTATGTTGTCGTTTAGATGACCACGAGATAAGATTATCACCAAGAAAGACACAGTAACCAGATGTTGAGCGCCTTGTGTCAGGACAACCACCCCAATCCGCATCAGTGTAGGAAGTAAGACTAGAGATGGATGAAGGGTACAAATGTAAGCCGAAATGCAGAGTGCCTTGTAGGTAACGCAGAATGCGTTTTAGAGCATTCATATGTTTTGTTTTCGGAGCATGCATGTGGAGGCATATCTGCTGGACAACATATGAAATATCTGGTCGAGTGAATGTGAGATACTGCAAAGCACCTGCAAGGCTCCGATAATGAGTGGGGTCCTCAAGCGGAACACCTGATGAGACACTGAGTTTTTGTTTGGTGTCAACAAGTGGGGCAGACGATTTGCAAGATGACATGCCGACCCGATCAATGATCTCTGCTGCATAATTTTTCTGACAAAGAAAGATACCACCTGTATGTCTGGTTACTGCAATGCCTAGAAAATAGCTAAGAGGGCCCAAATCCTTCATGGCAAATTCTGAAGCAAGGAGCATCATGATGAATTTCCGAAGATCATCACTGGATGTGGTGAGAATGATGTCATCGACATATAGAAGAATGTATGCCATGTTCGTGCCTTTGCGGTAGATGAATAAGGAATGGTCGGTTTTGCTGTGATGAAAGCCTACAGTGGAGACATAGTCAGCAAATCATTGGTACCATGCTCGAGGTGCCTGTTTGAGGCCGTATAATGATTTTTTTAGAAGACAGACGTAGTCCGGGTGAACATGATCGCGGAAACCCATGGGCTGATGCATATAGACCGTCTCATGAAGATTGTCGTGTAAAAAGGCGTTCTGGACATCTAACTGATGAATGAGCCATGAGTTTGATAAGGCAATGCTGAGAACCATCCGGATAGTTGCTGGTTTAACCACAGGGCTGAATGTTTCATCACAATCTACTCCAGCTTTTTGAGACCTGCCATCACCAACAAGACGAGCCTTATAACGCTCAAAAGAACCGTTAGATTTCTTTTTATGACGAAAAATCCACATAGAGCGAATAATATTAATATCACAAGGTCGTGGGACCAAATCCCACGTCTTATTTTTAATAAGAGCATCAAATTCTTCCTGCATGGCAGATTTCCAATGTGGGTCGGACAAGGCTA containing:
- the LOC127080846 gene encoding uncharacterized mitochondrial protein AtMg00810-like, yielding MAYILLYVDDIILTTSSDDLRKFIMMLLASEFAMKDLGPLSYFLGIAVTRHTGGIFLCQKNYAAEIIDRVGMSSCKSSAPLVDTKQKLSVSSGVPLEDPTHYRSLAGALQYLTFTRPDISYVVQQICLHMHAPKTKHMNALKRILRYLQGTLHFGLHLYPSSISSLTSYTDADWGGCPDTRRSTSGYCVFLGDNLISWSSKRQHTLSRSSAEAEYRG